One Hypomesus transpacificus isolate Combined female chromosome 21, fHypTra1, whole genome shotgun sequence genomic region harbors:
- the LOC124483234 gene encoding sphingosine 1-phosphate receptor 1-like, protein MEASRAAYAGASPTTAVTTPTSSATSLLQFFWEYQDNAVIVEHYNYTGKLQGDRYREGLKPEGIAFLVVCLLIVLENAVVLLAIWRNKKFHLPMYYLLGNLTLSDLLAGITYMANIVMSGPKTLKLTPLLWFLREGGVFITLAASVISLLAIAIERHVTMVTMRPYHGAKRGRMLALIGASWALAGLLGVLPILGWNCIHSLDQCSTVLPLYAKSYILVCVTVFSLILLAIVVLYVRVFRIVRTNTQRQRAGTGSLRKGLARKSQKYLALLKTVTIVLCVFIACWLPLFLLLLLDFFCPARACRLLLKADYFLGVAMVNSLLNPIIYTLTSKDMRRAILRLLCGPCLMTKDGQVKTMGIPFLECSFSKTEVASHRVEGLETTISSGNIITTPSPIKALYPKLFKA, encoded by the coding sequence ATGGAAGCCTCCCGCGCTGCCTATGCAGGGGCTTCCCCCACCACCGCCgtcaccacccccacctcctccgccACTAGCCTCCTCCAGTTCTTCTGGGAGTACCAAGACAATGCAGTCATCGTCGAACACTACAACTACACCGGCAAGCTCCAGGGCGACCGTTACCGCGAGGGTCTGAAGCCCGAGGGCATCGCCTTCCTGGTGGTCTGCCTGCTCATCGTCCTGGAGAACGCCGTGGTTCTCCTGGCCATCTGGCGGAACAAGAAGTTCCACCTGCCCATGTATTATTTACTAGGGAACCTGACTCTGTCTGACCTCTTAGCAGGGATCACTTACATGGCCAACATCGTCATGTCAGGACCCAAAACACTTAAGCTGACTCCACTGCTCTGGTTCCTGCGAGAGGGCGGGGTTTTCATCACGCTCGCCGCCTCCGTCATCAGCCTATTGGCCATCGCCATCGAGCGCCACGTGACCATGGTGACCATGCGCCCTTACCACGGGGCGAAGAGGGGCCGCATGCTGGCGCTGATCGGGGCGAGTTGGGCTCTGGCGGGCTTGCTCGGGGTTCTTCCCATCCTGGGTTGGAACTGCATCCACAGTTTGGACCAGTGCTCCACCGTCCTCCCGCTGTACGCCAAGAGCTACATCCTGGTCTGCGTGACGGTGTTCAGCCTCATCCTGCTGGCCATCGTGGTCCTGTACGTGCGCGTCTTCCGCATCGTCCGCACCAACACCCAGCGCCAGCGAGCGGGCACGGGCAGCCTGAGGAAAGGCCTTGCGCGGAAGTCTCAGAAGTACCTGGCCCTCCTCAAGACGGTCACCATCGTCCTCTGCGTCTTCATCGCCTGCTGGCTcccgctcttcctcctcctgctgctcgaCTTCTTCTGCCCCGCCCGCGCCTGCCGCCTGCTCCTCAAGGCCGACTACTTCCTGGGCGTGGCCATGGTCAACTCGCTCCTCAACCCCATCATCTACACGCTGACCAGTAAGGACATGCGCAGGGCCATCCTCCGTCTGCTGTGCGGACCCTGCCTGATGACCAAGGACGGCCAGGTGAAGACGATGGGCATTCCTTTCCTGGAGTGTAGCTTCAGTAAGACGGAGGTAGCCTCTCACAGGGTGGAAGGTCTCGAGACGACCATCTCCTCTGGGAACATCATCACTACGCCCTCCCCTATCAAGGCCCTCTACCCCAAGCTCTTCAAGGCTTGA